A window of the Parabacteroides merdae ATCC 43184 genome harbors these coding sequences:
- a CDS encoding DUF3332 domain-containing protein codes for MKKKSLTLLVAATLASSVLFSSCIGSFGLSNKLLDWNRNIDSKFVNELVFVAFWIVPVYEISALADILVLNSIEFWSGSNPVADAGTVKTIETKDGTYAIETQKDGYHIQKEGEEKAVDLVFNEADKSWSVEANGESTKLLKFTGDDEVVMYLPDGKEMNVELNQAGVLAFKQVAEGYSFYAAR; via the coding sequence ATGAAGAAAAAAAGTCTAACTTTATTAGTGGCAGCAACGCTTGCCAGCAGTGTATTATTCTCATCATGCATTGGATCATTTGGGTTGTCAAATAAGCTGTTGGATTGGAACAGAAATATCGACAGCAAGTTTGTAAACGAGTTAGTATTCGTTGCATTCTGGATTGTTCCGGTTTATGAAATCTCTGCATTAGCCGACATATTGGTTTTAAACTCGATTGAATTCTGGAGCGGAAGCAACCCTGTTGCAGATGCCGGTACGGTAAAAACAATCGAAACCAAAGACGGCACGTATGCCATCGAAACCCAAAAAGACGGCTACCACATCCAGAAAGAAGGAGAAGAAAAAGCGGTCGATCTGGTTTTCAATGAAGCAGACAAGAGTTGGAGCGTAGAAGCAAACGGCGAATCGACCAAACTGCTGAAGTTCACAGGTGACGACGAAGTTGTCATGTACCTTCCCGACGGCAAAGAAATGAATGTAGAACTGAACCAGGCAGGCGTACTTGCTTTCAAACAGGTAGCCGAAGGTTATTCTTTCTACGCAGCAAGATAA